The Paenibacillus sp. RC334 nucleotide sequence CCGGTAACGCCAGTGACTCCGGTAATACCCGTGACGCCAGTAGCTCCGGTAACGCCAGTAGCGCCAGTGACCCCAGTAGAACCCGTGACGCCAGTAGCTCCGGTAACGCCAGTAGCGCCAGTGACCCCAGTAGAACCCGTGACGCCAGTAGCGCCAGTAGCTCCGGTAGCGCCAGTAACTCCAGTAACTCCGGTAGCACCTGTGGCTCCAGTAGCGCCAGTAGCTCCGGTAATACCCGTAACTCCTGTGGCTCCGGTAGCCCCCGTGACTCCGATAGCGCCAGTGACTCCAATAGCCCCGGTAACTCCAGTAACTCCGGTAGCCCCCGTGATGCCAGTAACTCCGGCTGCACCTGTTACGCCAGTAACTCCGGTAGCGCCAGTGACTCCAGTAACTCCGGTATCACCCGTGACGCCAGTAGCTCCGGTAGCCCCAGTGACTCCGGTAACACCCGTAACGCCAGTAGCTCCGGTAACGCCAGTAGCTCCGGTAGCGCCAGTGACTCCGGTATCACCCGTGATGCCAGTAGCTCCGGTAACTCCAGTAACACCAGTGACTCCGGTAACACCCGTGATTCCAGCAGCTCCAGTAGCGCCAGTGACTCCGATAGCCCCGGTAACTCCAGTAGCCCCTGTTACGCCAGTAGCTCCGGTAGCGCCAGTGACCCCGGTAGCCCCCGTGACTCCGATAGCGCCAGTGACTCCGATAGCCCCGGTAACTCCAGTAACTCCGGTAACTCCGGTAACTCCAGTAACTCCAGTAACTCCAGTAACTCCAGTAACTCCAATAACTCCAGTAACTCCAGTAACTCCGGTAACGCCAGTAGCTCCGGTAACGCCAGTAACTCCGGTAACTCCGGTAACACCCGTAACGCCAGTAGCTCCGGTAGCGCCAGTGACTCCGGTAACACCCGTGACGCCAGTAGCTCCGGTGACACCAGTAACTCCGATAGCCCCGGTAACTCCAGTAACTCCGGTTGCACCTGTTACGCCAGTAACTCCGGTAGCGCCAGTGACTCCTGTGATGCCAGTAACTCCGGTAGCGCCCGTAGCCCCGGTAGCACCGGTGATGCCAGTAACTCCGGTAACACCCGTGATTCCAGCAGCTCCAGTAGCTCCAGTAGCGCCAGTGACTCCGATAGCCCCGGTAACGCCAGTAACTCCAGTAACTCCGGTTGCACCTGTTCCGCCAGTAACTCCGGTAGCACCTGTAGCGCCAGTAACTCCGGTAGCACCTGTAGCGCCAGTAGCTCCGGTAACTCCGGTATCACCCGTGACACCAGTAGCCCCAGTAGCGCCAGAAACTCCGGTAGCCCCGGTAGCGCCAGTGACACCGGTATCACCCGTGACACCGGTAGCCCCGGTAGCCCCGGTAACACCAGTAGCTCCAGTAGCGCCAGTAACGCCAGTAACTCCAGTAACGCCAGTGGCTCCGGTAGCGCCAGTAGCCCCGGTAACGCCAGTAGCTCCAGTAACACCAGTAACACCAGTAACTCCGGTAACGCCTGTGATGCCAGTAACTCCAGTAACGCCAGTAGCCCCGGTAACGCCAGTGACTCCGGTAATACCCGTGACGCCAGTAGCTCCGGTAACGCCAGTAGCTCCGATAGCCCCGGTGATGCCAGTAACTCCGGTAACTCCGGTAACGCCAGTAGCCCCGGTAACTCCTGTGACTCCAGTAGCGCCAGTAGCCCCAGTAACGCCAGTAGCTCCGGTAGCGCCAGTGACTCCGATAGCGCCAGTAACTCCAATAGCCCCGGTAACTCCAGTGGCCCCCGTAACTCCTGTGGCTCCGGTAGCCCCCGTGACTCCGATAGCGCCAGTGACTCCGATAGCCCCGGTAACGCCAGTAACTCCGGTAACTCCAGTGACTCCGGTATCACCCATAACGCCCGTAGTTCCGGTAGCGCCAGTGACTCCGGTAACACCCGTGACGCCAGTAGCTCCGGTAGCGCCAGTGGCTCCCGTTAGCCCTGTCGGTCCCGCGCCTTTTGCTACAAGCAATTCGGAAGATACAACACGGTGAGCTGTCACTAACTGCCCCATTGAATTTTTACCCCAGACTGAAACTTGAATCTCATTTTCTGTAACACTTTCAGTGGTAAAAACAAACTCAAATGAATTAAAATCAGCATAATAATCTTTTGTAATCACTTCATTTGAATTTACAGTTATAAAATCAAGCACATATAACGTTCTTGTACCATTTAGATAAAAACCCTGAATCAATACCGTAGAAGAATTCACAGTATCACGATTATCAATTTTCACGGTAACTCGATGAGTAGGCCGAATACCACTGACATAATTATTTTCTATGGGTCCAGTTGATATAACCGCCATATATTGGATTCTCCTTTTGTCTAAAGTAACGAAGCTATAATCCTATCACTAATGCCACCTCTTCTATAACTAGTATTGAGATTCGAATGTTCACGATTTATATAATATGTAACATCTATATATACGTGTGGACATTTCCTATGTGATAAAAACCCCTTTTGATAAGGGAGCCTTTTTTGTGGGGCACAAAAAATACCGCTCCGCCTGCCGAAAAAGCAGGGGAGCGGTATTTTTTTAATTCGTATGCTTTTGTATGGGAAAGCCGGATCATGAGAAACGTTACGGGTAGCTGTATGTGATGACAGGTTACTTCGTTGCCGCTGACTTAGCTGGAGCTTTACTTGTTCCTACTGGCGGTTGGGACGGTTTAACGCCGTTTACTAAATCCGTAACTATTTTCTCTAGGTTAGAGATTCGATTGTTGTATTCGGTGTCAGTAACTTTACCGTTTTTCTTTTCTTCAGCCATCCTCGATTTCGTGTCGGAAACGAGCAAACTAATGACTTCTTTCACGTTCACGCTTTGTGCCTTTGCGATCGCAGCGAGCGTTTTACCGGCTTTCAATTGTGTGTTCAGTTCGCTGGAAGATAGACCTAGCAGCTTCAAAAGGGCTTTATTCTCCGCATAATTACCGCCCGCCGCTTTCGGGCCGTTGGCATCGCCAGGAAGTACATTCCCTTTGGCGGCGAGCAGTTTCTCGGCCATAGCGGAATAGTCCGTTGTATTGGATGCGTTAGCTCCGGCAGGAGGATTTTCCTTCAGCCATGTGGAGAGATTCGTTTTCAGCTTTTCTTTGGACACGCCTTGCTTCTCAGCCACTTCACCCAAGGTGTTTTGTTTAAGTTGGGTTCTAAGCGCATCGTTATCAAGGGACAATAGCTTGCCCAGCTTGTCCTGAAATTGACCGATTTGTCCAAATTGTCCTTGTGCATCCGTAGGCGGCTTTTGTGAAGCATTAGCAGATTTGTCAGCTGTAGCGGCAGCAGCGTGAACCGCGCCCGCAGAATAAAGTGCTCCACCTCCTAGAAATGCCAATGCCATCGTTCCAGCCAAAATTGCTTTCCTGGTGTTCTTCATCTTCATTTTCCACCTTTCGGTTAGGGTGTGTTTGGTACGAGATTTATCATAAGATATGAACTTGAATGCTGTCTGAGTGCAAGCTGAGCATTTGCTGAATAGGTTTTTTTTGGGCGGCATGACTAAAATTTTAACTGAACATTTACTTGTATTATGTGTATTAAGTGATATAATACACTATATGCACGATAGATGCAGCGGATTAGGGGGAAAAACCCATGGAAGAGCAAAGGGTTGGCTCGCTTCGGTTTTTAATTGATTTTAGCCAGCCATTATATGAACAAATATTAAATCAGGTACGAAGCTCCATTGCCAAAGGGGAGATTGAAATGGGAAGCAAAATGCCGTCCGTTCGTGATCTGGCACAGGAATTGCGTATGAATCCGAATACTGTGATGCGGGCGTATCAGGAGCTGGAGCGGGACGGACTGACTGAGAAGCGGCGCGGCTTGGGAACCTATGTTACGTCGTCCAGTGAGCGGGTAGACAGCTTTCGGGAACAACTGGCCCTGACGTATATAGATCAGTTCCTGGGACAGATGAGCAGTCTGGGGCTGTCATGGGAGGATGTACAGCGGTATATAGGAAGCAAACAGAACGGGAAAGATGACGAAGGAGGCGAAGGGGCATGACGGAATCTATTGTGGTTGCGAGTCATCTGACGAAGCAATATGAAAGTAAAAAAGCGCTGGACCACTTGGATGTCGTCATTCCGGCGGGACGCATTGTAGGGGTGCTTGGACCCAATGGTTGCGGGAAGTCAAGCTTGTTTCGGGCGATCACCGGATTGATTCGGCCGGACGGAGGCGAGCTTTACGTGTTGGGGCAAAAGCCCGGTTGGGAAACCAACCGTGGCATATCCTACCTGCCTGACCGGGCCCGCTGGTACCCCAATCATACGGTGCAGCAGACACTGGAGTGGGGACAGTCCTTTTTGCCCGGCTTTAATATGAAGGATGCGCATAAGCTGGCTGATCATATGGACGTAGAGTTGGAGTTGAAAATGACCGGGTTGAGCCGCGGGCAGGAGGCCCGTGTGCTGCTGATTCTGTGTCTGGCGCGTGAGGTTCCGCTTATGATCCTGGATGAACCCTTTGCTGGCATTGATGTCCTTTCCAGAGAAGCAATCGTGGCCGGTATTATTGATTATTTGGAGGATCGGCAGCAATCCATACTCATGAGTACACATGATATTCAGGAAGTGGAAGGTTTATTTGATTACACGATTATGATGGACCGCGGACGGGTGATATGGTCCGGTGATTCGGATGATCTACGTGGAGAGCATGGATCACTGAATCAGGTGTTCCGCAATTTGTACAAAAAGGAGTGGAAGGCGTGAATTCATCAGGGCTGTTCAAAGATTTGATACGCCATGAATTTCGAAATAAAGGAAGCTGGAGAAAGCAGAGCCGCAATCGACTGCCCAGAACGTGGAGACTTGTATATTTCTCACTATTTCTAATTGCGGCGTTCGTTATTTCCTTGTATTTCGCGCTTCACAACCAACTCGAATTGACAAGGCTGTGGTATGTCACCCTAGGCTTGCCGTACATGATCATTTTCATGGGTGTGGGAAGTCTGAGAAGAGAATGGGAGAATGACACCTACGGATGGTGGCTGACCCTGCCCTATCCGCGCATGTGGCTGATTAGCGCCAAATGGATTGCTGCTATTTTACAAGCCATGGTCGTGACATTGTTCCTGTTTGTGGTAGGTTCTCTGTACGCGCTGTTCATCTCATCAACCATCCAGCCTTATACGTTTGCGGATGCAGCGTCCTTTATTATAGCTGGATTGAACTGGTTTGTGATGATTATCGCTTTCACACCGTTTGTTATTGCGCTGGGTCTGCTGACGGCCAGTACCAAATACAGCACTTTGCGGCCGATTAGCCCGATACTGTGGATTCTTTTGATGGGTGGTGGGAGTGTCTTTTATTGGTCAGGCGATCAGGGGCTTTATGAGCAGTTTGACCATGTTCAGACAGGACAATGGTTTCCTTTTACTTGGCATTTCCCGGTTGCGGTGTTGATCAGTTGGGTTGCTGCATACGCATTAATCCGCTTGAACGCTTATTTGCTGGAGAAAAGGCTGTCAATTTAGCAAACGATCCAATGACATATATATAGGAAGGGAGTTTCACTATGGCGACGATATTCATCTATGCATTGTTGGCTGTTTTGGTGGGGCTGATGATCTGGTTGAGAACCAAAAGACGAGGGGGGCCGGTCAAAGGAAACGGAGTGCGTCTTTTGCTTCCCTTGTTTATAGCATTCCCACTCATGATGATGTCTGTGTACCAATTGATGCATATTCCCGGCCAAACGCATGCGCTTCCCGCCTTTTGGGAGCTGCTGGCTGCCGGGCTGTTAGGTGCGGTGTTTGGTTACGTCATTCTGCTGCATACGGCATATGAGAGACGGGACGACGGACACATTTATCCCAAGCCGAACCAATATTTTAAATACATTATTATCTCCATTATTTTGCTTCGCGTCGTTTTGACCCAGTATCTTAGTAGCTTGGGTACGACCGAGATTAGTCTACTGGCGATTACGATGGCGGTCGTCTACATCTCCATCTGGCGGATTGGGAGCTTCGTTAAGTTTCGGAGAACGTTATCGGTATAAATGGTATAAATCGTGTAAAGAAGCGGGTTTTCTGTTCAAAAGCGTTCATTCGCTTGGTGATAGAACCTGTTTCTTTGTGGCTTCATCATAAATTCAACGGGCCACAAGTATAAAAATTTGAAAGGAGGGAGCATTGAGGTTTCAAAAGAATCGATTGGGGTTTAAAGGATAGGAGAGGATGTTGTAAATTATTTTTTTTCGTGGTAAGCTGTAACCATATTAGTTACATAAAAGGGAATCGTTTTCCATATTATTTTATAAGATGAGAGGGGCTTACATTCATGAAAAAACATACGGTTACCGCTGCACTCGCGGGCTTGCTTGTGCTATCTTCTGCTGTACCGGCCTTAGCTGCCGAGGTAAAACCCGCTACAGGTATTCAGGTTTGGGTAGATGGCAAGAAAGAGGCTTATCAGATCGCTCCTATTGTGAGAAATAAGCAGGTCTTAATTCCTTTGAGACAATTGGCCTCCAGTTTGGGAATTCCGCTGGATTCCAAGCATATTACGTTCAACACAGCGCGTCAAAGCACGACAATCCGTTATGGTCAGGCTACCGTTGTCCTGGTATCAGGAAGTCCGGAAGCGCAAATCAATGGAATTAAGGTGCCACTGTCCACTTCGACGATTTTAACCAAACAAGGGGTGACCTATGTTCCGGTGGATGTCGTTAAGGAGGCATGGGGCAAGCAAGTGACTTGGGACCCGGCCAGCCAAACTGTGCAAATCGGGATAAGCAACAAGGATAAGGTTGTTGAGATTCTGACAAGCTTTGAAACCGGAGATACGAAAGCGGCCGAAACTTGGGTTAGCAAGGATCAATATATCCAGCATAATCTGAGCTTTGCCAACGGTAGAGAGGGCCTGATCGAAGGTATTAAACAAATGAAAGGAGCCAATACACAGGTTGATATCCAAAGAATCATTCAGGATGGAGACTATGTAGCCGTTCATTATAAGGAAACTGATGATGGCAAACCAAGCGTATTGTTTGATATTTTCCGGTTCGACAAGAACGGTAAGATTGTTGAGCATTGGGACAATAGTCAG carries:
- a CDS encoding GntR family transcriptional regulator; the encoded protein is MEEQRVGSLRFLIDFSQPLYEQILNQVRSSIAKGEIEMGSKMPSVRDLAQELRMNPNTVMRAYQELERDGLTEKRRGLGTYVTSSSERVDSFREQLALTYIDQFLGQMSSLGLSWEDVQRYIGSKQNGKDDEGGEGA
- a CDS encoding ABC transporter ATP-binding protein → MTESIVVASHLTKQYESKKALDHLDVVIPAGRIVGVLGPNGCGKSSLFRAITGLIRPDGGELYVLGQKPGWETNRGISYLPDRARWYPNHTVQQTLEWGQSFLPGFNMKDAHKLADHMDVELELKMTGLSRGQEARVLLILCLAREVPLMILDEPFAGIDVLSREAIVAGIIDYLEDRQQSILMSTHDIQEVEGLFDYTIMMDRGRVIWSGDSDDLRGEHGSLNQVFRNLYKKEWKA
- a CDS encoding ABC-2 transporter permease translates to MNSSGLFKDLIRHEFRNKGSWRKQSRNRLPRTWRLVYFSLFLIAAFVISLYFALHNQLELTRLWYVTLGLPYMIIFMGVGSLRREWENDTYGWWLTLPYPRMWLISAKWIAAILQAMVVTLFLFVVGSLYALFISSTIQPYTFADAASFIIAGLNWFVMIIAFTPFVIALGLLTASTKYSTLRPISPILWILLMGGGSVFYWSGDQGLYEQFDHVQTGQWFPFTWHFPVAVLISWVAAYALIRLNAYLLEKRLSI
- a CDS encoding cytochrome c biogenesis protein CcdC, producing the protein MATIFIYALLAVLVGLMIWLRTKRRGGPVKGNGVRLLLPLFIAFPLMMMSVYQLMHIPGQTHALPAFWELLAAGLLGAVFGYVILLHTAYERRDDGHIYPKPNQYFKYIIISIILLRVVLTQYLSSLGTTEISLLAITMAVVYISIWRIGSFVKFRRTLSV
- a CDS encoding stalk domain-containing protein, which translates into the protein MKKHTVTAALAGLLVLSSAVPALAAEVKPATGIQVWVDGKKEAYQIAPIVRNKQVLIPLRQLASSLGIPLDSKHITFNTARQSTTIRYGQATVVLVSGSPEAQINGIKVPLSTSTILTKQGVTYVPVDVVKEAWGKQVTWDPASQTVQIGISNKDKVVEILTSFETGDTKAAETWVSKDQYIQHNLSFANGREGLIEGIKQMKGANTQVDIQRIIQDGDYVAVHYKETDDGKPSVLFDIFRFDKNGKIVEHWDNSQELAPANPSGRTMIDGTTEITDLNKTEANKALIRKFVDDVLVGKNRAALESYYNGDHYIQHNPFFGDGVANLKQAFPAVSTTGTTSGYDKVHMIIGEGNFVLVVSEAKTPQGTSGAVYDLFRVENGKVAEHWDVVQDIPSKSEWKNTNGKF